In one window of Armatimonadota bacterium DNA:
- a CDS encoding NDP-sugar synthase: MASHPKGMILAAGGGTRLYPLTFATAKPMVPVLNRPVMAHIVALLRRHGVTHLIANLHHHGEQIASYFGDGSQFGVSLEYSREEQILGTAGGARNVASFFGGESFLVIGGDDLADFDLTSMTAFHRERSALATIAVSQVDPGRVSQFGIVVTEDDGRIKSFEEKPQANEAKSRLANTGVYILEPEVLDLVPAGEFFDFGKQVFPLLLERGAPFFAWVAAGYWKDIGNPQEYLEANVDSLDGRAGITAEGEEIAPGVWRDGAAEIVSGAVEGPAVLGAGCRVESAGHVRRPVIGAGARIPGRARLDECVVWDGVDVPEMAARRAIFAPGCVVWA, from the coding sequence TTGGCCTCGCATCCAAAGGGGATGATCCTGGCTGCGGGCGGCGGCACGCGCCTGTATCCCCTAACCTTTGCCACCGCCAAGCCGATGGTGCCCGTGCTCAACCGCCCGGTCATGGCGCACATCGTCGCCCTCCTGCGGCGCCACGGCGTCACCCACCTCATCGCCAACCTGCACCACCACGGCGAGCAGATCGCATCCTACTTCGGCGACGGTTCCCAGTTCGGCGTCTCCCTGGAGTACTCCCGCGAAGAGCAGATCCTCGGCACGGCCGGCGGCGCCAGGAACGTCGCAAGCTTTTTCGGCGGCGAGTCGTTTCTCGTGATCGGGGGCGATGACCTGGCGGACTTCGACCTCACGTCGATGACGGCATTTCATCGGGAGCGGAGTGCTCTGGCAACCATAGCCGTGTCCCAGGTGGATCCGGGGCGAGTCAGCCAGTTCGGCATCGTCGTCACCGAGGACGATGGGCGGATTAAGTCGTTCGAGGAGAAGCCCCAGGCCAACGAAGCGAAGAGCCGCCTCGCCAATACCGGCGTCTACATCCTGGAACCGGAGGTGCTGGATCTCGTTCCGGCAGGCGAGTTCTTTGACTTCGGCAAGCAAGTGTTTCCGCTGCTGCTCGAGCGCGGCGCCCCGTTCTTCGCGTGGGTCGCGGCGGGGTACTGGAAGGACATCGGCAACCCGCAGGAATACCTCGAAGCAAACGTTGATTCTCTCGATGGGCGGGCGGGCATTACCGCCGAAGGCGAGGAGATCGCACCCGGTGTATGGCGTGATGGTGCGGCGGAGATCGTCTCCGGCGCAGTCGAGGGTCCGGCGGTCCTCGGGGCGGGATGCCGGGTGGAAAGCGCCGGGCACGTGCGTCGGCCGGTCATTGGGGCTGGGGCGCGCATCCCCGGCCGAGCGCGGCTGGACGAATGTGTCGTGTGGGACGGGGTGGACGTCCCCGAAATGGCTGCCCGCAGGGCGATATTCGCCCCCGGGTGCGTGGTATGGGCATAA
- a CDS encoding DUF3467 domain-containing protein: MPDEEPTEDFPVVYANFARITHGPLEFLLDFKRSTPEQPDPNKSEPLTRVVLHPAVAKSFVRALEENVRNYEKNFGVIPEPPHPPSVVH, translated from the coding sequence GTGCCCGATGAAGAGCCGACCGAGGATTTCCCCGTTGTCTACGCCAATTTCGCGCGGATAACCCACGGCCCGTTGGAGTTCTTGCTCGACTTCAAGCGCAGCACGCCCGAGCAGCCGGATCCGAATAAGTCCGAGCCCCTCACCCGCGTTGTGCTCCATCCGGCCGTAGCGAAGTCATTCGTGCGCGCGCTGGAGGAGAACGTCCGCAACTACGAGAAGAACTTCGGCGTCATCCCCGAACCGCCCCATCCGCCGTCGGTAGTGCATTAG
- a CDS encoding ROK family protein, whose protein sequence is MAQLKPNPKAQYVAGVDIGGTNVRAGILDKQAHILCDARRPALADQGMPKTLEQVVEALREAMAEHGITAQDLCGIGMGVPGLHDSPQGICHFSPNFADCRDVAVTEPVQAALGVATFMLNDVKTATLGEYRFGAGKGARHMVMITLGTGIGGGVVSDGELRLGSTEGFAEVGHMVIEVNGPKCGCGNHGCWEALAGRDAIIDRAIVKLQTGRESLLGERIEYDISRVTPALIVECASEGDGLCVEVMAETGHYVGVGLTNLITLYNPEVLVVGGGIAQAGEVLLAPARRVVAARAMMVPASSARIVPAELGDDAGIVGASVLVMREMERGA, encoded by the coding sequence ATGGCTCAGCTCAAGCCGAACCCGAAGGCGCAGTACGTCGCCGGCGTAGACATCGGCGGCACCAACGTGCGCGCCGGAATCCTCGACAAGCAAGCGCACATCCTGTGTGACGCGCGCCGCCCCGCGCTCGCCGATCAGGGCATGCCGAAGACGCTCGAGCAGGTTGTCGAGGCATTGCGCGAGGCGATGGCAGAGCACGGCATCACGGCTCAGGATCTGTGCGGCATCGGCATGGGGGTGCCCGGTCTCCACGATTCGCCGCAGGGGATCTGCCACTTCTCACCAAACTTCGCGGACTGCCGCGACGTCGCGGTGACGGAACCCGTTCAGGCCGCGCTCGGCGTCGCCACCTTCATGCTCAACGACGTTAAGACGGCCACCCTCGGCGAGTACCGTTTCGGCGCCGGCAAGGGCGCCCGGCACATGGTCATGATCACCCTCGGAACCGGCATTGGGGGCGGCGTCGTCAGCGACGGCGAACTGCGCCTGGGTTCGACCGAGGGCTTCGCCGAAGTCGGACACATGGTGATTGAGGTCAACGGGCCGAAATGCGGCTGCGGCAACCACGGCTGCTGGGAAGCGCTCGCCGGTCGCGACGCCATCATTGACCGCGCCATCGTCAAACTGCAAACCGGCCGCGAGAGCCTGCTCGGCGAGCGTATTGAGTACGACATCTCGCGCGTCACCCCGGCCCTTATCGTGGAATGCGCGAGCGAGGGCGACGGCCTGTGCGTGGAAGTGATGGCGGAGACGGGGCACTACGTCGGCGTCGGCCTGACCAACCTGATCACGCTCTACAACCCCGAGGTGCTGGTCGTCGGCGGCGGCATCGCGCAGGCCGGAGAGGTGCTCCTCGCGCCCGCCCGCCGGGTGGTTGCGGCACGCGCCATGATGGTACCCGCGAGTTCGGCGCGCATCGTACCCGCGGAACTGGGCGATGACGCGGGCATCGTCGGCGCTTCCGTGCTCGTCATGCGCGAAATGGAGCGCGGCGCGTGA
- a CDS encoding ADP-ribosylglycohydrolase family protein yields MSNRTPDKPDAGRLVGCLVGLAIGDALGMPAEGLTRHEIHARWGRIADFLPAPDLRAGQYTDDTQMAIAIGESIVRVGRFDADAAAQALSEWWAGGDPRRPGAGTAEACERLLRGAAWRDAGSQSAGCGPVPRAVVIGLLDCRSPGGLVEDVVASSLMTHRDARAVAGAVTIAAAVAHLLFAQGPLDVAAFLDHAAAAAEEHDRRMTTAIRGIPDVLDLPPRLAMNELGCSGLAVEAVPAAVYCFVSTPDDFAESVLLAVNGGGDCDTIAAVTGALSGAYLGLPGIPPAWAEGVEGSQQLQQLAREIHALA; encoded by the coding sequence ATGTCGAATCGGACGCCGGACAAACCGGATGCAGGGCGTCTTGTGGGGTGCCTCGTCGGCCTCGCGATAGGCGACGCGCTGGGCATGCCTGCTGAGGGACTGACGCGGCACGAGATCCACGCGCGCTGGGGCAGGATCGCCGATTTCTTGCCCGCGCCCGACTTACGCGCGGGCCAGTACACCGACGACACGCAGATGGCCATCGCCATCGGGGAGTCCATCGTCAGGGTCGGACGGTTTGACGCCGATGCAGCTGCGCAAGCACTGAGCGAGTGGTGGGCGGGAGGCGATCCGCGCCGACCGGGCGCTGGCACCGCGGAGGCGTGCGAACGGCTCCTGCGCGGCGCAGCATGGCGCGACGCGGGATCACAGTCGGCAGGCTGCGGCCCCGTCCCGAGGGCGGTCGTGATCGGCCTCCTGGACTGCCGCAGCCCGGGGGGACTCGTCGAGGACGTCGTGGCATCCAGCCTGATGACCCACCGCGACGCGCGCGCGGTCGCAGGTGCCGTGACCATCGCCGCGGCGGTCGCTCACCTGCTCTTCGCACAGGGGCCGCTCGACGTCGCTGCGTTCCTGGATCATGCCGCCGCAGCCGCCGAAGAACACGACCGCCGAATGACCACCGCGATCCGAGGCATTCCTGATGTGCTCGACCTCCCGCCGAGGTTGGCGATGAACGAGTTGGGTTGCTCCGGCCTCGCCGTCGAAGCGGTCCCGGCGGCAGTTTACTGCTTTGTCTCTACGCCCGATGACTTCGCGGAATCGGTTCTGCTGGCCGTCAACGGCGGGGGCGATTGTGATACGATTGCCGCTGTGACCGGGGCGTTGAGCGGAGCCTACCTCGGTCTGCCGGGCATTCCGCCGGCGTGGGCGGAAGGAGTGGAAGGATCACAGCAACTGCAGCAACTGGCGCGCGAGATTCACGCCCTGGCGTAG
- a CDS encoding NAD-dependent epimerase/dehydratase family protein, with translation MRILVTGGAGFIGSHVVDAYVEAGHEVAVVDDLSSGARQNVNPAAAFHQLSILDPCLEEVFAAHQPQVVNHHAAQIDVRRSVADPAHDIEVNVVGTVRVLERCAAHGVERVIFSSTGGAIYGEPEYLPADESHPVKPLAPYGLDKFAAEQFLRIFQQQGGPKCSILRYANVYGPRQDPHGEAGVIAIFANAMLRGDAPTIFGNGEQTRDFVYVGDVVRANILATEADPPGPVNIGTGRPTSVNDLYALMAALTGFQHAARHAPERPGEVREIYLDCRLAERCLGWSAQVPMDDGLTRVVEHFRGAA, from the coding sequence GTGAGGATTCTGGTCACCGGCGGCGCCGGGTTCATCGGGTCGCATGTCGTGGACGCGTATGTCGAGGCCGGCCACGAGGTCGCGGTCGTGGACGACCTGTCATCCGGCGCGCGCCAGAACGTCAACCCGGCAGCGGCTTTTCACCAGCTGAGCATTCTCGACCCGTGCCTCGAAGAGGTATTCGCGGCGCACCAGCCGCAGGTCGTAAATCATCACGCGGCCCAGATTGACGTGCGCCGATCGGTGGCCGACCCGGCGCATGATATCGAAGTGAATGTCGTCGGCACGGTTCGCGTCCTGGAACGCTGCGCAGCCCATGGCGTGGAGCGGGTCATATTCTCGTCCACGGGCGGCGCGATATACGGCGAGCCGGAATACCTGCCTGCGGACGAGAGCCATCCGGTCAAGCCCCTCGCGCCGTACGGGCTCGACAAGTTCGCCGCCGAGCAGTTCCTGCGTATCTTCCAACAGCAGGGTGGGCCGAAATGCTCGATCCTGCGCTACGCCAACGTGTATGGGCCGCGCCAGGATCCCCACGGCGAAGCGGGGGTGATCGCCATCTTTGCCAATGCCATGCTGCGTGGGGATGCCCCGACGATATTCGGCAACGGGGAGCAGACGCGCGACTTCGTCTATGTCGGCGATGTGGTGCGAGCAAACATACTCGCCACGGAGGCTGACCCTCCCGGACCGGTGAATATCGGCACCGGGCGGCCGACGTCCGTCAACGACCTCTACGCCTTGATGGCCGCGCTCACCGGCTTCCAGCACGCCGCGCGGCATGCCCCGGAACGGCCCGGCGAGGTGCGGGAGATCTACCTGGACTGCCGCCTGGCGGAGCGCTGCCTCGGCTGGTCGGCCCAGGTTCCGATGGACGACGGACTGACGCGGGTAGTCGAGCATTTCCGTGGAGCCGCGTAG